Proteins from a genomic interval of Narcine bancroftii isolate sNarBan1 chromosome 12, sNarBan1.hap1, whole genome shotgun sequence:
- the LOC138747292 gene encoding ORM1-like protein 2: MYVGVAHSEVNPNTRIMNSRGIWLAYLILIGILHVALLSIPFFSIPLVWTLTHIIHNTAMYWFLHTVKGTPFETPDQGKARLLTHWEQMDYGIQFTSSRKFLTIAPIILYMLASFYTKYNVVHFLVNTTSLLTALIPKLPQLHGVRLFGINKY; encoded by the exons ATGTACGTTGGCGTCGCTCACAGTGAGGTTAATCCCAACACTCGGATAATGAACAGCCGGGGAATCTGGCTGGCCTACCTAATTTTAATTGGAATTCTCCATGTCGCCTTGCTGAGTATTCCATTCTTCAGCATTCCGTTGGTGTGGACCCTCACTCACATCATCCACAACACG GCTATGTATTGGTTTCTGCACACGGTTAAAGGAACACCCTTTGAGACTCCAGACCAAGGCAAGGCACGGTTACTGACCCACTGGGAGCAAATGGATTATGGGATCCAGTTCACATCATCACGCAAATTTCTCACCATTGCACCAATAATTCT GTATATGCTAGCAAGTTTCTACACAAAATATAATGTTGTTCATTTCCTGGTGAACACAACATCTTTGCTCACTGCCCTCATTCCCAAACTCCCTCAGCTACATGGGGTCCGCCTTTTTGGCATCAACAAGTATTGA